The genomic segment CCCGCCTTTGCATAATAAATCATGGGAAATGGGCTGATATTTCTCAGCACATATCTTTAATTCTGATTCAAAAAACAGATCCAGTGTATGATTTACAGCTCCTTCAATGGAGTTTTCAACAGGAACAACCCCGTAATGACATGTGCCTTTTTCAACCTCGTTAAAAACATCCCTGATACTAGGCTGGGGAATATATTCCACAGAATGACCAAAATGGTTCATGGCTGCTATATGGGTAAATGTGGCTTCAGGACCAAGAAATGTTACCCTGCTGGGACGCTGTAACTGCCGGGATGCAGCCATTATCTGGGTAAACAAATGACGCAGGACTTTTTCATTAAGAGGGCCTTTGTTTAATTCAAGAAGCCTTTGAAAAATCTGGCTTTCACGGGTGCTGTCAAGTACCTGGCAGCCTTCTTTGGCCTTGAGTTTTCCCACATCCTGGACAAACTCCAGCCTTTTATTTATAAGCTCAAGAAGGTTGTTGTCAATATTATCAATAGATTCACGAAGCTGGGTTAACCGCTCTTTGAAATTATTATCAGTTTGTTCCTTATGCATATTATTCCTCTTTAAGCATTTCATGGGCTGAAAGTATAAGTTTTTCAGTTTCCTGCCATCCAATACAAGGATCAGTGATAGAAACCCCGTATTCAAGTTTTGATAAATCTGGACAGGGTTTCTGGCTTCCTTCATTTAAATGGCTTTCAAGCATCAGGCCGGCAATGGATTTATTCCCGGCTTTTCTTTGGCGCATAACATCATTCCACGCCCTGCCCTGCTTTCTGAAATCCTTGTCTGAATTACCGTGGGAGCAGTCAACAATAATAGAATCCATGAGATTATTTTTCTTTAACTGTTTTTGCGCAGACTCTATACTTGCAAAATCATAATTAGGATATTTTCCTCCCCTGAGTACTATATGTGCCCAGGGGTTGCCTTTTGTCCGCATGATATTGGTTCTCCCGTTTTGATCAACTGCTGGAAATGACTGCGCTGAACTGGCTGCTTTTATTGCATTTACTGCTGCATCAAGCCCCCCGTCAGTGCTGTTTTTAAATCCAACCGGCATGGGAAGGCCGCTTGCCATTTCCCGGTGAATCTGGGATTCTGTTGTTCTTGCGCCGACTGCAGACCAGCTTATAAGGTCTGCAATATATGCAGGTGTTGAGGGTTCAAGCATTTCTGTTCCAGCAGGAATACCCATTTCATTAATCCTGAGAAGAATATCCCTGGCTTTTCTCAGCCCTGCTGTCATATCAAAGCTGCTGTTCATATGGGGATCGCTTATCATGCCTTTCCAGCCAGTGCTGGTACGGGGTTTTTCAAAATATACTCTCATGACAATAAGCAGGGTGTCTTGAACCCTGTTTTTTAATATTCTTAGTTTTTCAGCATATTCCAGGGCAGATTTTTCATCATGGATTGAACACGGGCCTGTTATTACCAGGATACGCTTATCCTGCCTGGTTAATATGTTTTTAATGGACTGGCGTGCTGAACACAGGGTGTTAAAAGCTTCCCTGCTTACGGGTATTTCATGTTTCAGTTTTGAGGGGCTTATAAGGGGCAGAAAATTTTCTTCATTTTTTATGTATTTTACATCAGCTTTTTTCAGTCCTGGGGATTTGAGTAATATGAATCGGTTTTGTATGGGCTGATTTTGTATTTCTGGTACAGGAGCAATATTTATCTGTCTTAATGACATGGCCTCATCATGCGGGTTTTGCTTGACAGTATCTATATTAACATAATTCATTTATCACTTCCTCCAGTTCTTTTATTGATATTTCCTCGATAACTGCTTCACCAATATTGCGGAGTAATACAAAATTAATATATGAACCTTCCCTTTTTTTATCCCTTTTTAAAGCATCAAGTGCCCTGGTTTTGTCAACTGGAATCCTGGTCTGAAGTTTAAGATTTTTCAGCAGGTTTTCAATCCTTTGTGCCTGTTCCTGTTTTAAATATCCTTTTTTAACAGAAAGGGCTGAAGCTGTTACCATGCCTGCGCTCACAGCTTGACCATGGGGAACTTTAGCGATTTTCTCAACTGCATGACCAAATGTATGCCCGAAATTCAGTTTTCTCCGCTCCCCTTTTTCCTTTTCATCCTGGTTCACTATATTTGATTTAATTATAACAGAATCAAATACAAGTTTTTCAATAACATTCTTGTCAAGTTTTAAAGCTTTTTCATAATTTTCTTCAATATATGAAAACATCTGGGCATCAGCAATAGCCCCGTGCTTGACAATCTCTGCAAAACCGCACTGGATTTCCTTTTCAGGAAGAAAATCCAGGAGATTCATGTCACAGATAACAAATTCAGGCTGATTAAAAACCCCGACCATATTCTTATATCCTGAAAAATTAACACCGTTTTTCCCGCCCGTACTAGCGTCAACCTGGGACAGCAGTGTTGTTGAAACAAAGCCGAAGCCAACGCCTCTCAGATAGGTGGATGCTGCAAACCCTGTAATATCACATACTATTCCTCCGCCTATGCCTGCAATAAACACAGACCGGTCTGCTTCAAGTTCCACGAGTCTTTCAAATATGTATTTTATTGTATCAAGGTTTTTTACAGCCTCGCCTGTGCCGATTTCAATAACTTCGCATTTTGGGAAATCATCCTGGAATAATCTCCTGACATTGGTGTCAGTTATTATTATGGTATTTTCAGGGATATATTTCCCAAGATTTTGAAGCCTTTCTCCAATCATCAGGGTTGATTTGCCGGTACTGCCATGAATCTCAAGGGTTTTCATTTTATTTCTCCAGTTTTTCAGGCAATTGAATAGCGGTTCTGCCCTTTGCTGCTGTTTTTATTGTTTAATAAATGTTCATGTGCTGAAAGAATAAGCTGCTGTGTTGTTTCCCATGATATACATTCATCTGTTATAGATACGCCGTATTTCATGGTTGAGAGGTCTCCTGTATTTTTCTGGCTTCCTTCAAACAGGCTGCTTTCAAGCATCATCCCGATAATTGAATCATTGCCGTCCAGGATCTGGTTAATAACATCCTGCCATGCAACAGCCTGGCCCTGGAATTTTTTCCTGGAATTTGCATGGGAACAGTCAACTACAATGGACTGGGGCAGATTTTTTGCCTTTAACTGGGAAACAGCATCTGCCACACTTACTGAATCGTAATTAGGCCGCTGGCCTCCCCTTAATACAATGTGCGCCCCTGGATTTCCTTTGGTTTTAACAATACATGATCTGCCTTCCTGGTCAATACCAAGAAAGCTCTGGGGAGAGATTGCTGCTATCATGGCATTTATTGCAGTTGACAGCCCCCCGTCAGTGCAGTTTTTAAATCCGACCGGCATGGAAAGGCCGCTTGCCATTTCACGATGGGTTTGTGATTCCGTGGTTCTTGCTCCTATTGCAGACCAGCTTATCAGTCCTGCAATATATTGAGGTGTAATGGGATCGAGCATTTCAGTACCGGTAGGAACTCCTATTTCCGTAATATCTATAAGCAGTTTCCTGGCTTTTCTCAAACCTGCCACTATATCACAGGAACCGTCCATGTAAGGATCATTAATAAGCCCTTTCCAGCCTATGGTAGTTCTTGGTTTTTCAAAATATACCCTCATAACAAGATACATTGTTTCATCAACTTCCGCACTGAGTTTTTTAAGTTTTTCAGCATATTCAATAGCAGCTTTTTCATCATGAATTGAGCATGGGCCTGTTACTACCATAAGCCGTTTATCCTTTTTCTCCAGGATGTTTTCAATAATTTCACGGCTGGCCAAAACTGTCTGGGCTGCCTTTTCGCTTACAGGAAGCTCATGTTTTAATTCAACAGGTGGTATTAAAGGTATAAATTTTTCTACACGAACATCATAGGTCTGCTGCATTTTTAATTCTCCTTTTAGTTTTTTTCAACAAAAAAAGGCCATGAGGGTTTTGATCCCCCACGGCCTTTAAAACTAAAAAAGCCGTGGGTTTGTGCATCTACCCACGGCTTTAAGCGCTTGTTTATAAAAGTTCAGCGCACCCCAGGCAGATGGGTGGTAAAAAAATAATACCAAAAATAAAAATTTCTGCCTGCATAAAATTGTGTCACTGAATTATTCCTTAAATTAGTAAATTGTTTCAAACATGCCTACACAATCAATTTAAAGTTGTCAAGACATTTTATTTATTTTTTAATGTGTTTTGGAACTCCATAGCCCTTTTGCTTATTTCTTCTCCACTCAATCCGGTAAAAAGATTTTCTCTCCACTTTGTATAATCGAATCTTTCCCTTTGAATAAGAGCAATAAATTTTTCAGCTTCAACCATTCCAAGATTATAGCTCAATACTTCAAAACCTGACAGTTTTATTTCAGAATCAGTTCTCATTGTGCAGCCTCCCACTCAATTATAAAATTTACAGGGTTCATTATTTTTATTTCAGAATATTCCGTTATTCTCTTCAGAATCCCTTTATCTACCGTTAAAAAGTGTTGACATTGCAATGAAACAGCGCATGCAATATGCAAAGCATCAAGGGATTTCAATCCGATAGCTGTTAACTCATTCATTTTTAACAGAATATCCTCTGTTTCATTAAGTGTTAACTTTTTACACGCAGAGGCCAAAACATGCCAAGCTTTCAGTTTGGCACTCCTTTTATGTCATGTTTTAAAAATTGACAGACGGGGAACCTCTAAAACACCAATACACTTAATAAATCACATATAATCCTGATAGACAACAAAAACATTGATTTCATTTCTGAAACCCAATAAAATGATTATATTAAAAACAAAAGGCAGCTATGGAATGAAAAAAGAACGCAAAAAACAATCCCAATCCAAAGGCACGGATGATCCGTTTTACAAGCTGATGAAAATCGGCGGTGAAGCTGTTTTAAAACTCATTGGTATTAATCAGCCTGACAATTACGAAGCTCGTGCAATTGTTTTAAAAGAAAAAAAGCTGTATCCTGATATTGTTGCTGTTCCAGTAAATGATAAAAACAGGGATATGGTATTTATAGAATTCCAGGGATATAAGGATACAATGATAAGGCACAGAACAGCAGCAAAAATAATGCTGTCATGCGCTCAGGAAAATTATACAGGACCTGTCTGCGGAGCTGTTATCTATACAGACGCATCTTTTAAAGAGGCAGCAGCTCCCCTCAGCATGAAAAGTTTAGCAGGGTCTTTTGAATTAAAAGGCAGACTTGAAGAAATTGTTCTTTCGGAATATACTGCAAAACAGCTTATAGCAGTTGATCCCAGGCTGATTATTCTTGCCCCGTTTACAATCTCAAAACGCATCCGCCGGGAAAAACTGTCAAATATATGCCGGGAATGGAAAGAAAGTGTCTGCCAGACCTATGAAAAAGAACTGCAAAAGGATGTCATAGAAATACTGGGCTTGTTTATTTTAAACAGATTCAGGAAATTATCTTTAAAGGAGGTGATTAGCATGATGAATTTTGATCTGGCAAAAACAGAGGCTGGTAAAGAATTGATCAATATGGGGTTAATTGACGGTTTGGAAAAAGGCGAAAAAAAAGGTTTGCAAAAAGGTTTGCAAACTGCACGAGATATGCTCATCTGGATGTTTGAAGAAAAATGGGGTGAAGCTCCCGAACATATCACCAATGCCATCATGAAAATATCTGTAAAT from the Desulfonema limicola genome contains:
- a CDS encoding DUF2887 domain-containing protein, with amino-acid sequence MKKERKKQSQSKGTDDPFYKLMKIGGEAVLKLIGINQPDNYEARAIVLKEKKLYPDIVAVPVNDKNRDMVFIEFQGYKDTMIRHRTAAKIMLSCAQENYTGPVCGAVIYTDASFKEAAAPLSMKSLAGSFELKGRLEEIVLSEYTAKQLIAVDPRLIILAPFTISKRIRREKLSNICREWKESVCQTYEKELQKDVIEILGLFILNRFRKLSLKEVISMMNFDLAKTEAGKELINMGLIDGLEKGEKKGLQKGLQTARDMLIWMFEEKWGEAPEHITNAIMKISVNETLNELFKVMVKSNSRDTFEKSLIQALVD
- the aroB gene encoding 3-dehydroquinate synthase, which codes for MKTLEIHGSTGKSTLMIGERLQNLGKYIPENTIIITDTNVRRLFQDDFPKCEVIEIGTGEAVKNLDTIKYIFERLVELEADRSVFIAGIGGGIVCDITGFAASTYLRGVGFGFVSTTLLSQVDASTGGKNGVNFSGYKNMVGVFNQPEFVICDMNLLDFLPEKEIQCGFAEIVKHGAIADAQMFSYIEENYEKALKLDKNVIEKLVFDSVIIKSNIVNQDEKEKGERRKLNFGHTFGHAVEKIAKVPHGQAVSAGMVTASALSVKKGYLKQEQAQRIENLLKNLKLQTRIPVDKTRALDALKRDKKREGSYINFVLLRNIGEAVIEEISIKELEEVINELC
- the pheA gene encoding prephenate dehydratase, which gives rise to MHKEQTDNNFKERLTQLRESIDNIDNNLLELINKRLEFVQDVGKLKAKEGCQVLDSTRESQIFQRLLELNKGPLNEKVLRHLFTQIMAASRQLQRPSRVTFLGPEATFTHIAAMNHFGHSVEYIPQPSIRDVFNEVEKGTCHYGVVPVENSIEGAVNHTLDLFFESELKICAEKYQPISHDLLCKGGTIHDIQKVYSHPQAFAQCRRWLQKYLPKAALKECGSTALAAQKAAKKQGTAAIASSEAAHMYQLEVVASRIEDAAKNTTRFLIIGKDEIHRTGEDKTSLMFVTSHIPGALYKVLKPIADFGLNMVKLESRPTKHENWSYFFFVDIEAHIEDESMQKTLEEMKKLCLFLKSLGSYPRANEHKGSLI
- a CDS encoding 3-deoxy-7-phosphoheptulonate synthase, yielding MNYVNIDTVKQNPHDEAMSLRQINIAPVPEIQNQPIQNRFILLKSPGLKKADVKYIKNEENFLPLISPSKLKHEIPVSREAFNTLCSARQSIKNILTRQDKRILVITGPCSIHDEKSALEYAEKLRILKNRVQDTLLIVMRVYFEKPRTSTGWKGMISDPHMNSSFDMTAGLRKARDILLRINEMGIPAGTEMLEPSTPAYIADLISWSAVGARTTESQIHREMASGLPMPVGFKNSTDGGLDAAVNAIKAASSAQSFPAVDQNGRTNIMRTKGNPWAHIVLRGGKYPNYDFASIESAQKQLKKNNLMDSIIVDCSHGNSDKDFRKQGRAWNDVMRQRKAGNKSIAGLMLESHLNEGSQKPCPDLSKLEYGVSITDPCIGWQETEKLILSAHEMLKEE
- a CDS encoding 3-deoxy-7-phosphoheptulonate synthase — translated: MQQTYDVRVEKFIPLIPPVELKHELPVSEKAAQTVLASREIIENILEKKDKRLMVVTGPCSIHDEKAAIEYAEKLKKLSAEVDETMYLVMRVYFEKPRTTIGWKGLINDPYMDGSCDIVAGLRKARKLLIDITEIGVPTGTEMLDPITPQYIAGLISWSAIGARTTESQTHREMASGLSMPVGFKNCTDGGLSTAINAMIAAISPQSFLGIDQEGRSCIVKTKGNPGAHIVLRGGQRPNYDSVSVADAVSQLKAKNLPQSIVVDCSHANSRKKFQGQAVAWQDVINQILDGNDSIIGMMLESSLFEGSQKNTGDLSTMKYGVSITDECISWETTQQLILSAHEHLLNNKNSSKGQNRYSIA